One part of the Vicia villosa cultivar HV-30 ecotype Madison, WI linkage group LG6, Vvil1.0, whole genome shotgun sequence genome encodes these proteins:
- the LOC131611019 gene encoding wall-associated receptor kinase-like 20: MIVESNRSRFSYVVLLCLFLCCYTSSQKTCPNCGSIEIPYPLSIESNCGDPYYRLRCDPHSRKLYFDTLNGGSYVVLRIMSTIQRMVVQAPPWLPGSCVTQDMPVSNGIWLNQSLPFNITSSNTVFLFNCSPRLLVSPLNCTSSSICHRYLENSGRVDRKRAHECASGLRPCCTFVAGGMPSAYKIRLHSSGCQAFRSILHLDQDKPPNQWEEGLEIQWSLPSEPVCRTQTDCSKDSKCSSSSRDKLFRCICNRGFHWNPSAATCEKYKRKSKWKTSLIVSIAVISFFSFAIVLVVIAKSFKQSKLAKERETAMKSSIGVDKHYKMFQLRELKKATKCFSHDRILGSGGFGEVYKGELQDGTLVAVKKARVGNLKSTQQVLNEVSILSQVNHKNLVRLLGCCVESEQPLMIYEYISNGTLYDHIQGRYPSFLDWNKRLKIAFQTAEALAYLHSSAHTPIYHRDVKSTNILLDDEFNAKVSDFGLSRLANPGLSHVSTCAQGTLGYLDPEYYRNYQLTDKSDVYSYGVVLLELLTSKKAIDFTRDQDDVNLVIHVSQYASNGEIMQVVDQRLVLSMEPLSDKLITSIKLFWELAHDCLKEKRVERPCMRDIVERLLCIIRIEDQE; this comes from the coding sequence ATGATTGTTGAATCAAACAGGAGTCGCTTTAGCTATGTCGTTCTTCTTTGCCTTTTCCTTTGTTGTTATACTTCTTCGCAAAAGACCTGTCCAAACTGTGGTTCTATAGAAATTCCGTATCCTTTGAGTATAGAATCGAACTGTGGTGATCCGTACTATAGGCTTCGTTGTGACCCTCATTCTCGAAAGCTTTACTTTGACACTCTCAATGGAGGTTCCTATGTTGTACTCAGAATCATGTCTACGATCCAGCGCATGGTGGTGCAGGCACCACCGTGGTTACCTGGTTCATGTGTCACACAAGACATGCCGGTAAGTAATGGAATTTGGTTAAATCAGTCACTTCCTTTCAACATAACTTCGTCGAACACAGTGTTCCTCTTCAACTGTTCGCCCCGCCTCTTGGTTTCTCCTCTTAACTGCACTTCGTCTAGTATCTGTCATCGTTACTTGGAAAATTCAGGTCGCGTTGACAGAAAGCGAGCACACGAGTGTGCGAGTGGTCTTCGCCCCTGTTGCACTTTTGTTGCTGGTGGCATGCCTTCAGCTTACAAAATTCGCCTTCACAGTTCCGGTTGCCAAGCGTTCAGAAGCATCCTTCATTTGGACCAAGACAAACCTCCTAATCAGTGGGAGGAAGGTCTAGAGATTCAATGGTCTCTTCCATCTGAACCTGTATGCAGGACACAGACCGATTGTTCTAAAGACTCAAAGTGTTCATCTTCTAGTAGAGACAAACTCTTCCGCTGTATTTGTAATCGAGGATTCCATTGGAACCCTTCTGCAGCAACCTGTGAAAAATACAAGAGAAAATCCAAATGGAAAACCAGCTTGATTGTCTCAATAGCAGTTATTTCGTTTTTCTCATTCGCAATAGTTCTTGTTGTAATCGCGAAGTCCTTCAAACAATCTAAGCTCGCCAAGGAAAGAGAAACTGCGATGAAATCAAGCATTGGAGTCGATAAGCATTACAAAATGTTTCAACTGAGAGAGTTGAAGAAAGCAACGAAATGTTTTTCGCACGACAGGATCTTAGGAAGTGGCGGCTTCGGGGAAGTTTACAAAGGCGAACTACAAGACGGAACATTAGTAGCTGTCAAGAAAGCTAGAGTTGGCAACCTTAAAAGCACCCAACAAGTGCTTAATGAAGTTTCAATACTTTCTCAAGTCAATCACAAGAACCTAGTCAGACTCTTAGGCTGCTGTGTGGAATCTGAGCAACCTTTGATGATCTATGAGTATATCTCGAACGGGACCCTCTATGATCATATTCAAGGTCGGTATCCGAGTTTTCTCGACTGGAATAAACGGCTGAAGATTGCTTTTCAAACAGCTGAAGCATTGGCTTATTTGCATTCTTCAGCACACACTCCTATCTACCATAGAGACGTTAAGTCAACAAATATACTATTAGACGACGAATTCAACGCCAAAGTTTCAGATTTCGGACTCTCCAGATTGGCTAACCCGGGACTTAGTCATGTATCCACCTGTGCTCAGGGAACGCTCGGTTACTTGGATCCTGAATACTATCGCAACTATCAGTTAACCGATAAAAGTGATGTTTATAGCTACGGAGTAGTTCTGCTAGAGCTTCTGACTTCAAAGAAAGCGATAGACTTTACTCGTGATCAAGACGATGTTAACCTCGTAATTCATGTGAGTCAATATGCAAGCAATGGTGAAATCATGCAAGTGGTTGATCAAAGGCTTGTTCTATCTATGGAACCCTTGAGTGATAAATTGATCACAAGCATTAAACTCTTTTGGGAACTTGCACATGATTGTCTTAAAGAGAAGAGAGTTGAAAGGCCTTGTATGAGGGATATTGTTGAAAGACTCTTATGCATAattaggattgaagatcaagaGTGA